A genomic stretch from Kovacikia minuta CCNUW1 includes:
- a CDS encoding PAS domain-containing protein, which translates to MVLDLMPTPMVFIEPETAKVTFANRIANELAGGDLPKNKSLDEYAEAYYCTDANGDRIPTERLPAVLIAKGERLVNYEMNWYTPGGIRSTLCWGEILPAMYGHPAIGIGMFQDVTRLKQIEENLRQIEERLQLALSSAQMFAWDTDLITQQVVCSPNATEIWGFHRGLSDAFHALMHPDDVQLVLQAVEQAIAGDSCFSYQYRVMSPDGKTRWLKSQGRVYRNEAGRAIRMIGVSANITELKQIEADRDQLLKQEQAARRLAENERQRLRDILMQVPAMFAVLSGPDHVFELANPKFLSVSGRSQEIIGKTAREAFPEMEGQGYFEIHDHVYQTGDIVRGDEFLSRWDVNGDGNLVEGFFNLVFLPLRDIDSCIDSVLIHGIEVTAQVQARQQAEALLQELQKKEKQQQFLIELNDAIRAIQDSQEIMWHVVSATGQHFNVTRCTYGEIDATQEYVMVDRDYCNGVISVAGSHRMDAFGPALIAELRQGKTIAVDDVDRDPRTAGSGAAAFDAIQTKSLLCVPLVKQGRFVALFLLHHVAPRQWTEDDVELMERIATKTWLAVERSRAEAELRESEAHLQLALKVGRMGTWDWNMQMDTITWSDGQFSIMGLQAGEHPPSYELWARSVHPDDLAATEATLQQAMQERTEFHHEYRTLWPDGSLHWIEARGRFTYNAVQQPMRMIGVLIDITERKQAEQEREQLLERERIARSQAETAQQQLATIVDTSPIGLALLDAEQRFITINDALAEINGLPREHHLGKSVPELFGDIDPEIVEVIRQIYVTGNPVISPNLAINAPGHDDRRPGYYNVYYLPTVDSNHQVEGLLAYVVDVTERVKLEQAQQFLSETSAVLASSLDYQTTLEQVAQLTVPKLADWCTVHIAEEDGRIDQIAIAHIDPAKLEWAYELREKYPLDPNATHGVALTLRTGQPNFVPDISDELLVQAAHNPEHLEILQQVGFSSFMCVPLRTQSRIIGVISFIFAESERRYTAADLQLAEELAHRASLAIENAQLYQTAQQDRTKAEAANRIKDEFLAVLSHELRSPLNPILGWTRLLRKQQLDATKTAQALETIERNARLQAQLIEDLLDVSRILQGKMTLNIAPINLAATINAALETVHLAAEAKQIHIQTILAPISGRVLGDANRLQQVIWNLLSNAVKFTPEGGSVTLELSAKESVREHEGENEEASLFLPSHSPTLPYAQITVTDTGKGISPEFLPHVFDYFRQEDSTTTRRFGGLGLGLAIVRQLVELHGGTVWAESPGADLGATFTLRLPLNSTGHNQSSQTKSLEKETDLTGIRILVVEDEPDMQELSSFILTNVGAQVMAVGSAMQALTLLNQFLPDLLLCDMGMPDMDGYSLIQQIRTWAPEQGGNIPAIALTAYAGEINQQHAIAAGFQMHISKPIEPEKLVRSIIHLLHLDLER; encoded by the coding sequence ATGGTGCTGGATTTAATGCCAACACCAATGGTGTTTATTGAACCGGAAACAGCAAAAGTTACGTTCGCGAACCGGATTGCCAATGAATTAGCCGGGGGAGACTTACCCAAAAACAAATCGTTGGATGAGTATGCAGAGGCTTATTACTGCACAGACGCGAACGGCGATCGCATTCCAACGGAACGCCTGCCAGCGGTGCTAATTGCTAAAGGAGAACGGTTAGTAAACTATGAGATGAATTGGTATACTCCTGGCGGTATTCGCTCAACGCTTTGCTGGGGAGAAATATTGCCAGCCATGTATGGCCATCCTGCGATCGGCATTGGCATGTTTCAGGATGTAACTCGGCTCAAGCAAATTGAGGAGAACTTGCGGCAAATCGAAGAACGCCTACAGCTTGCCCTCTCATCAGCCCAGATGTTTGCCTGGGATACAGATTTAATTACCCAGCAGGTGGTGTGTTCTCCTAATGCAACAGAGATTTGGGGGTTTCATCGTGGGTTATCAGACGCCTTTCACGCCTTAATGCACCCAGACGATGTGCAACTAGTTCTGCAAGCGGTAGAGCAGGCAATTGCGGGAGATTCCTGCTTCTCCTACCAATATCGGGTGATGAGTCCAGATGGTAAGACCCGCTGGCTAAAGAGCCAGGGACGTGTTTATCGCAATGAAGCTGGACGGGCGATTCGGATGATTGGGGTCTCAGCCAATATCACTGAACTGAAGCAGATTGAAGCCGATCGGGATCAACTCCTAAAACAGGAACAAGCAGCCCGACGCCTGGCTGAGAATGAGCGCCAGCGACTAAGAGATATTCTCATGCAAGTGCCCGCGATGTTTGCTGTACTATCAGGTCCCGATCACGTCTTTGAACTGGCGAACCCTAAGTTTCTCAGCGTGTCTGGGCGTTCTCAAGAAATTATTGGCAAGACTGCACGGGAAGCCTTTCCTGAGATGGAAGGGCAGGGATATTTTGAGATTCATGATCATGTCTATCAAACTGGAGACATTGTTCGAGGTGATGAATTCCTGTCCCGTTGGGATGTTAATGGAGATGGCAATTTAGTTGAAGGATTTTTTAATCTTGTATTTCTGCCATTGAGGGATATTGACAGTTGTATTGACAGTGTTTTAATTCATGGAATTGAGGTTACTGCCCAGGTTCAAGCCCGGCAGCAGGCAGAAGCTTTACTTCAAGAACTACAGAAAAAAGAAAAGCAACAACAGTTTTTGATCGAACTGAATGATGCAATCCGTGCCATTCAAGATTCACAGGAGATTATGTGGCATGTGGTTAGCGCCACAGGACAGCATTTTAATGTGACACGCTGTACCTATGGTGAAATTGATGCCACACAGGAATATGTCATGGTCGATCGCGATTATTGCAATGGTGTGATCAGTGTGGCGGGCAGCCATCGGATGGATGCCTTCGGTCCTGCGCTAATTGCAGAGTTAAGGCAAGGCAAAACCATTGCGGTGGATGATGTCGATCGCGATCCTCGCACGGCTGGCTCAGGAGCTGCGGCATTTGATGCAATTCAAACAAAATCTCTTCTCTGTGTTCCGCTCGTAAAACAAGGTCGATTTGTTGCATTGTTTTTATTGCATCATGTTGCTCCTCGCCAGTGGACAGAGGACGATGTGGAATTGATGGAGCGAATCGCGACAAAAACCTGGTTAGCGGTGGAGCGATCGCGCGCGGAGGCAGAACTACGGGAAAGCGAGGCTCATCTGCAACTGGCACTCAAGGTTGGACGCATGGGAACCTGGGATTGGAATATGCAGATGGACACCATCACCTGGTCTGACGGACAATTTTCCATCATGGGGCTACAAGCTGGCGAACACCCCCCCAGCTATGAACTATGGGCTAGAAGTGTTCATCCAGACGATTTGGCGGCAACAGAAGCCACCCTTCAACAAGCGATGCAGGAACGAACCGAGTTCCACCATGAGTATCGAACCCTGTGGCCGGACGGCTCTCTCCATTGGATAGAAGCGAGAGGACGTTTTACCTATAATGCAGTCCAGCAGCCAATGCGCATGATTGGTGTATTGATTGACATTACGGAGCGCAAACAAGCGGAGCAAGAGCGGGAACAACTGCTAGAGCGGGAACGCATTGCCCGATCGCAGGCAGAAACGGCACAGCAGCAATTAGCAACCATTGTTGACACCTCCCCGATCGGACTGGCGTTATTAGATGCGGAGCAGCGATTTATTACAATTAACGACGCACTGGCTGAAATTAATGGATTACCGCGTGAACATCACTTAGGTAAGTCAGTGCCCGAACTATTTGGTGACATTGATCCTGAAATCGTTGAAGTCATTCGTCAAATTTACGTCACAGGGAATCCTGTTATCTCGCCAAACCTTGCAATCAACGCACCGGGACACGACGATCGCCGTCCCGGTTATTACAACGTTTACTATCTCCCAACAGTTGACTCGAATCACCAGGTAGAAGGACTGTTAGCCTATGTCGTTGATGTCACAGAGCGGGTCAAATTAGAGCAAGCCCAGCAGTTTCTCTCTGAAACCAGTGCCGTACTGGCATCCTCCCTGGACTATCAAACGACGCTGGAGCAGGTTGCCCAGCTTACTGTCCCGAAATTAGCCGATTGGTGTACGGTTCACATTGCTGAGGAGGATGGCCGCATCGACCAGATTGCGATCGCTCACATTGACCCTGCCAAACTGGAATGGGCCTATGAACTTCGAGAGAAGTACCCGTTAGATCCAAATGCCACGCATGGAGTTGCGCTCACTCTACGAACCGGACAACCTAATTTCGTCCCAGACATTTCCGATGAACTTCTGGTACAGGCAGCGCATAATCCTGAACATCTGGAGATTCTGCAACAGGTTGGCTTCAGTTCTTTTATGTGCGTACCGTTGCGAACTCAGTCCCGCATTATCGGCGTCATTTCCTTTATCTTTGCGGAATCTGAACGGCGATATACAGCGGCAGATTTGCAATTAGCAGAAGAACTAGCCCATCGTGCGTCCCTTGCGATCGAGAATGCCCAACTATATCAGACCGCTCAACAGGATCGCACTAAAGCAGAAGCTGCAAACCGGATCAAAGATGAGTTTTTAGCTGTTCTATCCCATGAACTGCGATCGCCGCTCAATCCGATTCTTGGTTGGACAAGGCTGTTACGGAAACAGCAACTCGATGCGACCAAAACTGCCCAGGCTTTAGAAACCATTGAGCGCAATGCCAGGTTACAGGCACAACTGATTGAAGACCTGCTGGATGTTTCCCGAATTTTGCAGGGGAAAATGACCTTAAATATTGCGCCTATAAATTTAGCTGCCACAATTAACGCTGCGCTAGAAACGGTACACCTGGCAGCAGAAGCAAAACAGATTCACATTCAAACCATACTCGCTCCTATTTCTGGAAGGGTTTTAGGGGATGCAAATCGTCTTCAGCAGGTAATTTGGAATCTGCTTTCAAATGCTGTAAAGTTCACTCCAGAAGGCGGTAGTGTCACCCTTGAGCTGTCAGCTAAAGAGAGCGTGAGAGAGCATGAGGGTGAGAATGAAGAGGCTTCTCTGTTCCTCCCTTCCCACTCTCCTACCCTTCCCTATGCCCAAATTACCGTCACCGATACGGGGAAAGGCATCAGCCCTGAATTTTTGCCCCATGTGTTTGATTACTTCCGGCAAGAGGATAGCACAACAACCCGACGCTTTGGCGGGCTAGGATTAGGACTGGCGATCGTTCGTCAACTGGTTGAACTGCATGGAGGCACCGTTTGGGCAGAAAGCCCAGGAGCTGATTTAGGAGCCACCTTTACCCTGCGATTACCCTTGAACAGTACAGGGCACAACCAATCTTCTCAAACTAAATCTTTAGAGAAAGAGACAGACTTAACAGGGATTCGCATTTTAGTGGTAGAGGACGAACCAGATATGCAGGAACTATCATCCTTCATCTTGACCAATGTGGGTGCCCAGGTTATGGCTGTAGGCTCTGCCATGCAAGCATTGACTCTTCTCAATCAATTTTTGCCTGATTTGCTCCTGTGTGACATGGGAATGCCAGACATGGATGGTTATTCCCTGATCCAACAAATTAGAACATGGGCACCCGAACAGGGTGGAAACATTCCGGCGATCGCCCTCACAGCCTATGCCGGGGAAATTAACCAGCAACACGCCATAGCTGCTGGATTTCAAATGCATATCTCGAAGCCAATAGAGCCAGAAAAATTAGTGCGATCGATCATTCACTTGCTTCACCTAGACTTGGAGCGTTGA
- a CDS encoding rhomboid family intramembrane serine protease, which yields MQLPLATSNVETQAKIIGGSIALIWGLELIDQLLLRHRLDRLGIVPRTQIGLRGILFAPLLHGSWSHLIANTLPFVVLGWLTLLHGVTEFTIVTAVIWLVSGLGVWLLAPSHTLHIGASGIIFGYFGFLLSRRYFEQDLRSATVSVVVAVLYGPLIWGILPSRRRGISWQGHLFGFVGSILTARYLPELRQWFATF from the coding sequence ATGCAATTGCCCCTCGCTACCAGTAATGTTGAAACTCAAGCTAAAATCATTGGCGGCTCGATCGCGCTAATTTGGGGGCTAGAACTGATAGACCAACTATTGTTGCGGCACCGTTTAGATCGCTTGGGCATTGTGCCTCGTACTCAAATTGGACTGCGAGGCATTTTGTTTGCGCCCCTGTTGCATGGCAGTTGGAGCCACCTGATTGCAAATACCCTACCTTTCGTTGTTCTAGGCTGGTTGACCCTACTGCATGGCGTCACAGAATTCACGATCGTGACGGCTGTTATCTGGTTGGTTAGTGGTTTAGGCGTTTGGCTCCTGGCACCATCCCATACGCTTCACATTGGTGCTAGCGGCATTATTTTTGGCTATTTTGGCTTCCTGCTATCCCGCAGATATTTTGAGCAAGACCTGCGCTCTGCAACCGTTTCGGTGGTGGTTGCGGTGCTCTACGGTCCCCTTATCTGGGGTATCCTACCTTCTCGGAGACGGGGCATCTCCTGGCAAGGACATCTGTTTGGCTTTGTCGGCAGTATCCTTACAGCGCGTTATCTACCAGAGTTAAGGCAGTGGTTTGCAACGTTCTAA
- a CDS encoding primase-like DNA-binding domain-containing protein has product MGKGEDPWKAYRMDEVERSIGKKDRDAHAIVLIQEGEKCVEYARNNLLLPSITWAGSSWKNDREIRNTAISFREMRLVGLFLPDFDQAGAGKGEAVRQIFAEEGVWVGILDPEILAGCPLEKADDLVQIVEKIKEQAKVGEKDWGELFVERFNTSVVEATQRAKTVRENLEEVVKNSPENTDQVGGHPEVPYRPPGAKRLAEQIAEDVEQYLKWDLKRSCWWQYDRNKFIWEVVDEFDIYEMITREGDRLGCALTANFLKNTALFLKVLCRIKELSTDLDLIPFENGVFSTRSNKFLPHSPFNFLIWKHPFPFTPFEGKKKEDLISECQPIWDWMIESVGKTPEDDSLVYPLVAFLSAVLRRQTYLQRFLECIGPARSGKGTFIRLAEACVGRRRTSSTSFKSLEEGSFEIGKVLDAHLSVISDAERWAGEGTTFKSIIGEDNTPRSRKYVQSEVGESAPAVGMIIVAGEQSPGAGDSGGIDKRRLTIPFLKPVAEERRRNLIKINHAGQIEGEFAPYVSAFISLCLSFSDEEIRKYVLETSKTVPRIAEIKAQALIESDPLANFLDRCCYWSDEVDRNGIARLKTPMGSALTKEEDELSPKRLYPLYRLFCLNEGYKPIAGNTFGRNLENFLNNHLGLKVKRVRHTDGTTYMHHLGIRHQGLEAPAIITDLYAKGLQQPEPESSEKEIETDKSTIASSDRSSEELSGNFELPQGNSNPYVGGTLSTLLTFSEDRENLTDTNGHEISFSDDRCFGDSGVYEAESSESFSSSATEGFSVNQSSSELEIVDQEWGESMPIAYTGGDIKVGSLVLIKGAAQWIRAYNGVISTTLPSKSVPYFLFSKDSIPVSEMSQNLVNDFYRPLRVLRISKDGTMLQLISPRSQRISLFSVDDICDVMPEERG; this is encoded by the coding sequence ATGGGTAAGGGGGAAGACCCCTGGAAAGCCTATCGGATGGATGAAGTTGAACGGAGCATCGGAAAAAAAGATAGGGATGCTCATGCCATTGTTCTAATTCAAGAAGGAGAAAAGTGTGTTGAATATGCGCGAAACAATCTACTACTACCCTCGATTACCTGGGCAGGAAGTAGTTGGAAGAATGACAGGGAAATTAGAAATACAGCGATCTCATTTCGAGAGATGCGATTGGTTGGACTTTTCCTTCCAGACTTTGACCAGGCAGGAGCGGGTAAGGGAGAGGCTGTAAGACAAATTTTTGCTGAAGAAGGGGTTTGGGTTGGAATTCTTGATCCTGAGATTCTAGCGGGATGTCCACTAGAGAAAGCAGATGACTTAGTTCAGATAGTTGAAAAGATAAAGGAGCAGGCAAAAGTGGGTGAAAAAGATTGGGGTGAATTGTTTGTTGAACGGTTTAATACTTCAGTTGTGGAGGCAACCCAAAGAGCTAAAACGGTAAGAGAGAATTTGGAGGAGGTTGTTAAGAACTCCCCAGAAAACACCGATCAAGTTGGAGGTCATCCAGAGGTTCCCTATCGTCCACCTGGGGCTAAACGACTGGCAGAGCAGATTGCTGAGGATGTTGAGCAGTATCTTAAGTGGGACTTAAAGCGTTCTTGCTGGTGGCAATATGACCGGAACAAGTTTATCTGGGAGGTCGTGGACGAATTTGACATCTACGAAATGATCACCAGAGAAGGGGATCGGCTGGGGTGTGCATTAACAGCAAACTTTCTTAAAAACACAGCCCTATTTTTGAAAGTCCTTTGTCGAATCAAAGAGCTTTCTACAGACCTGGATCTAATCCCCTTTGAGAATGGAGTTTTCAGCACCCGATCAAACAAATTCCTACCCCATTCCCCCTTCAACTTTCTGATCTGGAAACATCCATTCCCCTTCACTCCTTTTGAGGGTAAAAAAAAGGAAGACTTGATTAGCGAATGCCAACCAATCTGGGATTGGATGATTGAATCGGTTGGCAAAACACCAGAGGATGATAGTCTGGTTTATCCTCTGGTCGCATTCCTGTCAGCCGTTCTCAGAAGACAGACTTACCTGCAACGGTTTCTTGAATGTATTGGGCCTGCACGGTCGGGAAAAGGGACTTTCATCCGATTAGCAGAGGCTTGTGTTGGGCGTAGACGAACCTCATCAACGTCTTTCAAATCCCTGGAAGAGGGTTCATTTGAAATCGGCAAAGTCTTGGATGCCCATTTAAGCGTTATCTCCGATGCGGAACGATGGGCAGGGGAAGGCACGACTTTCAAATCAATTATCGGGGAGGATAATACTCCTCGGTCAAGAAAATACGTGCAGTCGGAAGTAGGGGAGTCTGCTCCTGCTGTGGGCATGATTATTGTTGCTGGAGAACAGTCTCCCGGTGCGGGAGATTCCGGGGGGATAGACAAGAGACGGCTTACGATCCCATTCCTGAAGCCTGTCGCAGAGGAGAGAAGGCGCAATCTGATCAAAATCAATCATGCAGGACAAATTGAAGGAGAGTTCGCCCCTTATGTTTCTGCTTTCATCTCCCTGTGCCTCTCGTTTAGTGATGAGGAGATCAGGAAGTACGTCCTTGAAACTAGCAAGACAGTTCCCCGAATTGCAGAGATCAAAGCTCAGGCATTGATTGAGTCCGATCCGCTGGCAAATTTTTTAGATCGGTGCTGCTATTGGTCGGATGAAGTTGACCGGAATGGAATCGCCAGATTAAAGACCCCAATGGGATCAGCCCTCACCAAAGAAGAGGATGAACTATCCCCCAAAAGACTCTATCCTCTTTATCGGTTGTTTTGCCTCAACGAAGGGTATAAACCGATTGCCGGGAATACCTTTGGTCGAAATCTAGAGAACTTCCTCAACAACCATCTGGGATTGAAAGTGAAGCGTGTGCGGCATACCGATGGCACCACTTACATGCATCACCTGGGAATTAGACATCAGGGGCTTGAGGCTCCTGCCATTATCACTGACCTGTATGCCAAAGGACTCCAACAACCGGAACCAGAATCATCGGAAAAAGAAATAGAGACAGACAAATCTACGATCGCATCTTCAGATCGTTCGTCCGAGGAACTTTCGGGGAACTTTGAGCTACCCCAGGGGAATTCAAACCCTTACGTAGGCGGAACTCTGTCTACTTTACTTACTTTCTCAGAAGATCGAGAGAATTTGACAGATACGAACGGACATGAGATTTCTTTTTCCGATGATCGTTGTTTTGGTGATAGTGGAGTTTACGAGGCAGAAAGTAGCGAAAGTTTCTCAAGTTCCGCCACAGAGGGGTTTTCGGTCAATCAGAGTTCGTCAGAGTTAGAAATAGTTGATCAGGAATGGGGAGAGAGTATGCCTATTGCCTATACGGGGGGAGACATTAAAGTAGGTTCGCTTGTCTTGATTAAAGGGGCAGCGCAATGGATTAGGGCTTATAACGGTGTCATTTCCACCACACTCCCTTCAAAAAGCGTTCCCTACTTTCTTTTCAGTAAAGATTCCATTCCTGTTTCGGAGATGAGCCAGAACTTAGTTAACGATTTCTATCGTCCTTTGAGAGTCCTCCGAATTAGCAAGGACGGCACAATGCTTCAGCTAATTAGCCCCAGGAGCCAACGTATTTCTTTATTCTCTGTAGATGACATTTGTGATGTCATGCCAGAAGAACGAGGGTAA
- a CDS encoding NUDIX domain-containing protein has protein sequence MSKASHPYYPCLIESLKNPEEAILYIESISEEGSDLSLEDRRSLLAKAIGDVVQAYGGNSNAFRDTKEIELIEKQSLEVLDFKDTQQVGEQVIFETPGQWLQVVKTPRGFYYARRKNKDSVAIFLVRKGRNGWEVLVRFQPLPLHNADLDSVQTLYPCPITGGLDSPTETPIQCAVREVYEETGYSVEVDYLGLYVVGTQTDELVYLFWQDVTGLEPDVPQQDGTYFESISRNEWKPLVDLEGFPYSACQIGYYKLLEILN, from the coding sequence ATGTCTAAAGCGTCACATCCTTATTATCCTTGTCTAATTGAAAGTCTGAAGAATCCAGAAGAAGCAATTCTTTATATTGAATCGATTTCTGAAGAGGGTTCAGATTTAAGTTTAGAGGATCGTCGGTCACTTCTTGCCAAAGCAATTGGAGATGTTGTCCAGGCTTACGGTGGCAATTCCAACGCCTTTCGAGATACGAAAGAAATTGAGTTGATCGAAAAGCAATCTTTAGAAGTGCTGGATTTCAAAGATACTCAGCAGGTTGGTGAACAAGTTATTTTTGAAACTCCTGGGCAATGGTTACAGGTTGTCAAAACGCCTAGAGGATTTTATTATGCAAGGCGCAAAAATAAGGACTCTGTTGCTATTTTTCTGGTTCGGAAAGGAAGAAATGGATGGGAGGTTTTAGTCAGGTTTCAGCCACTCCCTCTGCATAATGCTGATCTTGATTCAGTCCAGACTCTTTATCCCTGTCCGATTACAGGGGGATTGGATTCTCCCACTGAAACACCTATCCAGTGTGCTGTCAGGGAGGTTTATGAGGAGACTGGATATTCTGTTGAGGTTGACTATTTGGGCTTGTACGTTGTCGGAACTCAAACCGATGAATTGGTTTATCTGTTTTGGCAAGACGTAACAGGTCTTGAACCTGACGTCCCACAGCAGGACGGAACTTATTTTGAGTCTATTAGTCGAAATGAATGGAAACCTCTTGTTGACTTAGAGGGATTCCCATATTCAGCTTGTCAAATTGGCTACTACAAGCTTCTTGAAATCTTGAACTAA
- a CDS encoding HU family DNA-binding protein, which translates to MNKGELVDQIAEKADCTKKDADAILTAILDTILETVAKGEKVTLVGFGTFEVRDRAAREGRNPSTGATIQIPATKVPAFSAGKQFKDKVVNLK; encoded by the coding sequence ATGAATAAGGGCGAATTAGTTGACCAAATTGCTGAGAAGGCAGACTGCACCAAGAAGGATGCTGATGCCATTTTGACCGCAATCCTCGATACCATTTTGGAAACTGTAGCTAAAGGTGAAAAGGTAACACTGGTAGGCTTCGGTACTTTTGAAGTGCGAGATCGAGCGGCACGGGAGGGGCGTAATCCTTCGACGGGTGCGACGATTCAGATTCCAGCAACGAAAGTTCCAGCCTTCAGTGCTGGGAAACAGTTTAAGGATAAGGTGGTGAACCTTAAGTAA
- a CDS encoding DUF2808 domain-containing protein, translated as MKGLVFTALYASMMTIGVAMTAQAQLTSSSASAPQIVMADADPLDTQATETGLATHFIDVKVEGNPISQLTIGFPDGLKVARGINVAARSQQSINSTVAINGNTATINFAQPVKPGTTLKVALRGVTGSRANDDIWFYPVSVRYVGETENIPIGTARIQTYDDD; from the coding sequence ATGAAAGGACTTGTTTTTACCGCACTTTATGCCTCCATGATGACAATAGGTGTGGCTATGACTGCTCAGGCACAATTAACAAGCTCCAGCGCATCTGCCCCTCAAATTGTCATGGCTGATGCTGATCCGCTTGATACACAAGCAACTGAAACAGGTTTGGCGACCCATTTTATTGATGTCAAAGTTGAAGGTAATCCCATTTCCCAATTGACGATCGGTTTTCCAGATGGACTCAAAGTGGCACGGGGAATTAATGTTGCCGCCCGATCTCAACAATCTATCAATAGTACCGTTGCGATAAATGGCAACACTGCCACAATCAACTTTGCGCAGCCAGTGAAACCAGGCACAACGCTAAAGGTTGCCCTCCGCGGTGTCACGGGTTCACGGGCTAACGATGATATCTGGTTCTATCCCGTTTCAGTTCGTTATGTTGGGGAAACGGAAAATATTCCGATTGGAACTGCTCGGATTCAAACCTACGACGACGATTAG
- a CDS encoding YkgJ family cysteine cluster protein: MSKGSQSLQSLEIQIESRVRAIRIDRDWWPCQRGCDACCRHLAQPLELSPAEWERVDAAVARLPDAAQAIVEQRIDALLQQIAEQTLSSAVVCPYLDEQEGACRIYDSRPIACRTYGFFVTRDHNQYCEQIETLVHNRSDGAIVWGNAEAIRNDIERISGAPVSFELHYRNPPHVNQIPSDNGAS, translated from the coding sequence ATGAGCAAAGGCAGCCAATCCTTGCAAAGTCTGGAGATACAAATTGAATCCAGAGTGCGCGCTATCCGGATCGATCGGGACTGGTGGCCCTGTCAGCGAGGGTGTGATGCTTGCTGTCGCCACCTTGCCCAACCGCTTGAACTTAGCCCAGCCGAATGGGAAAGAGTAGATGCTGCTGTCGCCAGACTTCCCGATGCCGCCCAGGCGATCGTTGAACAAAGGATCGACGCCCTGCTACAACAAATCGCTGAGCAAACGTTAAGTTCAGCGGTGGTATGCCCCTATTTGGATGAGCAAGAGGGAGCATGCAGGATCTATGATTCCCGCCCGATCGCCTGCCGGACTTATGGCTTCTTCGTCACTCGTGACCATAACCAATACTGTGAACAGATTGAAACCCTGGTCCATAACCGGAGTGATGGGGCAATCGTTTGGGGGAATGCAGAGGCAATTCGCAATGACATTGAACGAATCAGTGGTGCTCCCGTGTCATTTGAATTGCACTATCGCAATCCTCCTCACGTCAATCAAATTCCATCTGACAACGGTGCATCCTGA
- a CDS encoding site-specific integrase yields the protein MEQQGNRLYLRATLPHKELIGIKKQYKVSLGCTCDEANLQWAEAKAWEMHYAKNQQRFNWDDWDKSIHPEKSGYPASHWIESLKKEKLYQDKIAQTTWEDHYLYFYKKLNPDLPLSIKSILEIIEQTPKNSRHRKSCCDAMGRLARQAGIEIDLKPYRGNWSRSKVSARNILSDGEVIKTWDEFREGRIEVARWKYVFSLLAVYGLRPHEAFFCEVENSGDYICHVLEGKTGEREVAPLFPEWAEQWKVWEVDRLPQVEKRSHHYVGQRVTQMLGKKSYLGFPPYNLRHSYAIRGIHAGIPERAMASFMGHSVDEHRKTYQRWLKASDAKEIWIAAMKRREI from the coding sequence GTGGAGCAGCAAGGGAATCGGCTTTATCTTCGGGCAACACTTCCCCATAAAGAGTTGATCGGGATTAAAAAACAATACAAGGTGTCGCTGGGATGTACCTGCGATGAGGCTAACTTGCAGTGGGCAGAAGCAAAAGCCTGGGAGATGCATTACGCGAAGAATCAACAGCGCTTTAACTGGGATGACTGGGACAAATCTATTCATCCAGAGAAATCAGGTTATCCAGCAAGTCACTGGATAGAGTCCCTTAAAAAGGAAAAACTATACCAGGACAAAATAGCCCAGACAACCTGGGAAGACCATTATCTTTATTTCTATAAAAAGCTAAACCCTGACCTGCCTTTATCTATTAAATCAATCCTGGAAATTATTGAGCAGACTCCAAAGAATAGCAGGCACAGGAAGTCATGTTGTGATGCAATGGGGAGATTGGCAAGACAAGCAGGAATAGAGATTGATCTAAAACCCTATCGGGGGAACTGGAGTCGGAGCAAGGTTTCAGCCAGGAACATTCTCTCAGATGGTGAAGTTATTAAAACTTGGGATGAATTTAGAGAGGGAAGGATAGAAGTTGCTCGGTGGAAATATGTATTTTCTCTACTGGCAGTCTATGGACTTCGACCCCATGAAGCTTTCTTCTGTGAAGTCGAGAACTCTGGAGATTATATTTGCCATGTTCTCGAAGGGAAAACTGGAGAAAGGGAAGTTGCTCCTCTGTTCCCAGAATGGGCAGAGCAGTGGAAGGTCTGGGAAGTGGATAGGCTTCCACAGGTTGAGAAGAGATCCCATCATTATGTAGGACAAAGAGTAACCCAAATGCTTGGGAAGAAAAGCTATTTGGGTTTTCCTCCTTACAATCTCCGTCATAGTTATGCCATCCGAGGAATCCATGCAGGTATCCCGGAAAGAGCAATGGCATCTTTTATGGGACACTCAGTAGACGAACATCGGAAGACCTATCAACGATGGCTGAAGGCTTCCGATGCTAAAGAGATATGGATTGCTGCAATGAAAAGGAGAGAAATATAA